The segment CAACAAGAGGTGCGACGCACCTGCCCCATTTCCCTCGGCCATGCTCGTCAACTGGAACTACAAGGAACGCGATACCATCGTCCAGAAGCTGGACCCGCGCGCGCGCGTCCTTTTCATCCTCTGCGCCATCGTCGCCATCACCCTGGTGTGGGATCTGCGCTTGCTGGCGATCTGGCTGGTCTTCGCGCTGGGTGTGCTGCGACTGGCAAAGCTGACCTGGCAGGAGACGCGGCGCTTCTGGCTGGTGGTGATCCCGGTTGTCACGGCGATGGTGCTGCTGACGGCGCTGACCGGGCGCGGGGGCGAGGAAGCCTATCAGGAACAGACGATCGTCTGGCAGGCGCGCTGGTCGCTGGGTGGCTGGTCGCCGTCGTTCAGCAGCCAGCAGTTGGTCTTCGCCCTCTGCCAGTTTGCGCGCATGATCAGCATGGCGGCGCTATCGCTGATCATCCCCTTCACCATCCATCCGGCCCAGTACGGCATCACGTTCAAGGGGCTGGGCCTGTCGGACAAATTCGCCGCCGCCACCGACCTGGCCTTTCGCTTCGTCCCCACCCTGGGCCGGGATTTCCAGACCGTGCTGGATGCCCAGCGCGCACGCGGCTACGAGGTGGAGCGGTTGGGCGGAGGGTTGGCGCAGCAGGTGCGGCGGCTGGCGCCCCTGGTCATCCCTATCACCATTGGCGCCATCCTGGGGGCCGAAGACATCATCGATGCCATGGATTTGCGCGCCTTTGGCACGCAGAAGCGCACCTGGGTGACGGTGCTGGTCTACAAGTATGGCGACTACGCCCTCATCGCCGCCGGTGTGCTCGCCATCGTCATCACGGCCATCCTGCGCTGGCAAGGGATGATCTATTTCTGGCTGCCGACGGGATGAGGCGCTTGACAAGTGCTGGTTGTTGTCTTCACCGAACCTGGACCGGACATCGTCCGGCTCATTTCTGCCCGCAGGGCAAACCACCATGAACGAGCGAAATATTCCGAAAGCATCCGCGACTGATTGGGAACATCTGGAGCGGATGGCGGACGACGATATCGACTATAGCGACATCCCACCGCTAGGAGATGATTTCTTTGCGCGGGCGCGTGTCTATGTGCCTCGAGCGGTCCGCCCAAACTCTGTCGAATTGGATCAGGATGTCCTGACCTGGTTCCGAGGACGTGACAAACAGCACCCCAATCT is part of the Caldilineales bacterium genome and harbors:
- a CDS encoding energy-coupling factor transporter transmembrane protein EcfT, translated to MLVNWNYKERDTIVQKLDPRARVLFILCAIVAITLVWDLRLLAIWLVFALGVLRLAKLTWQETRRFWLVVIPVVTAMVLLTALTGRGGEEAYQEQTIVWQARWSLGGWSPSFSSQQLVFALCQFARMISMAALSLIIPFTIHPAQYGITFKGLGLSDKFAAATDLAFRFVPTLGRDFQTVLDAQRARGYEVERLGGGLAQQVRRLAPLVIPITIGAILGAEDIIDAMDLRAFGTQKRTWVTVLVYKYGDYALIAAGVLAIVITAILRWQGMIYFWLPTG
- a CDS encoding BrnA antitoxin family protein codes for the protein MNERNIPKASATDWEHLERMADDDIDYSDIPPLGDDFFARARVYVPRAVRPNSVELDQDVLTWFRGRDKQHPNLINAILRKYIEIQQETAA